In Calditrichota bacterium, a single genomic region encodes these proteins:
- a CDS encoding ethanolamine utilization protein EutN, whose protein sequence is MIIGLVSGTVAASHKNPALTGLVLLAVQELDLALEPTGRHLVAADSVGAGQGDLVLIANGPSTQTIDATANRPVDAVAVAIVDRIDLE, encoded by the coding sequence GTGATCATCGGCCTGGTCTCCGGCACGGTCGCTGCGTCACACAAGAACCCCGCTTTGACGGGGCTGGTGTTGCTCGCCGTGCAGGAACTCGACCTGGCGCTCGAGCCGACCGGACGACATCTCGTTGCGGCGGACAGCGTCGGCGCCGGGCAGGGAGACCTCGTCCTGATTGCCAATGGTCCCTCCACCCAGACCATCGATGCCACGGCTAACCGGCCGGTCGATGCCGTCGCCGTCGCCATCGTCGATAGGATCGATCTTGAGTAA
- a CDS encoding MurR/RpiR family transcriptional regulator, whose translation MSSIITRIRLMEPNLKGADARLALYIRERPSELIYRSVADVASESGVSEATVVRFARKLGLIGFQDLKLHLAREVIAPIRSIHESIAPEDPPAVVMRKVFGGHIAAMNDTLQVLDPLSIQKAVAALGKARHIYFVGVGTSGPNTLDAYNKFLRLGLSCSAHTDSHLQAMAVGLSSPEDVVLAITHSGNTRDTVYTLELARKRGATTIAVTNFSRSPVTRTADIVLYTASSETKFRAEAVASRVAQVAIVDTLWTLVALRDPKRTTELQNQVERAVIEKQF comes from the coding sequence ATGTCCAGTATCATCACCCGCATCCGACTTATGGAGCCCAACCTGAAGGGCGCCGATGCCCGTCTCGCGCTTTACATCCGCGAGCGGCCGTCGGAACTGATCTATCGCTCGGTCGCCGATGTGGCTTCCGAAAGCGGGGTCAGCGAAGCGACCGTGGTCCGCTTCGCCCGCAAGTTGGGTCTGATCGGCTTTCAGGACTTGAAACTGCATTTGGCGCGCGAAGTGATCGCGCCCATCCGCAGCATTCACGAGTCTATCGCACCGGAGGATCCTCCGGCGGTTGTGATGCGCAAGGTCTTCGGCGGGCATATCGCAGCGATGAATGACACGCTGCAGGTGCTCGATCCGCTCAGCATTCAGAAGGCGGTCGCAGCGCTTGGCAAAGCGCGGCACATCTATTTTGTCGGCGTCGGCACTTCGGGACCGAACACCCTCGACGCCTATAATAAGTTCCTGCGCCTCGGACTTTCCTGCTCGGCTCATACCGACAGCCACCTGCAGGCGATGGCGGTCGGACTCTCGTCGCCCGAGGATGTAGTTCTGGCGATCACCCATTCGGGCAACACGCGCGACACGGTCTATACCCTTGAACTGGCGCGCAAGCGCGGTGCTACGACGATCGCGGTGACGAACTTCTCGCGCTCGCCGGTTACGCGCACCGCCGACATCGTCCTCTACACGGCTTCATCGGAGACAAAGTTTCGAGCCGAGGCAGTCGCTTCGCGCGTCGCCCAGGTGGCGATCGTCGATACGCTCTGGACCCTGGTCGCGCTGCGCGATCCGAAGCGGACGACCGAACTGCAGAATCAGGTTGAGCGTGCGGTCATCGAAAAACAATTCTGA
- a CDS encoding TlpA family protein disulfide reductase, which produces MRIARCAIQGARGSGDAAPLCFCATNGVILISYQRWQGLPARPLLRSPMPLRRFIIALFTTALAGTAAFAADKAPDFSLKDVDGKTHKLSKLLKEGPILLDFWATWCKPCLEELPMIEKIEQAYRKDGLRVVAVSVDNTKSRSKVKPLIKAEGWDNFLVLLDETMEVRRLFGGTTMPFTALIAPSGEILYSHVGYVPGDEKKLEAAVAAYFGKEPSVTEPAGESTPSAADE; this is translated from the coding sequence ATGCGCATCGCCCGATGCGCTATTCAGGGTGCGAGGGGGAGCGGCGATGCCGCTCCCCTTTGCTTTTGCGCCACAAATGGAGTTATTTTGATTAGTTACCAGCGCTGGCAAGGTTTGCCTGCCCGACCACTCTTGAGGAGTCCCATGCCCCTTCGCCGCTTCATCATAGCACTATTCACCACCGCCCTTGCCGGTACCGCAGCATTTGCTGCCGACAAGGCGCCCGACTTCAGCCTAAAGGATGTCGATGGCAAGACCCATAAACTATCGAAACTGCTGAAGGAGGGTCCCATCCTGCTCGACTTCTGGGCGACTTGGTGCAAGCCCTGTCTTGAGGAACTGCCGATGATCGAGAAGATCGAGCAAGCCTACCGCAAGGATGGACTGCGGGTCGTCGCGGTTTCGGTCGATAACACCAAGAGCCGGTCGAAGGTGAAGCCGCTGATCAAGGCCGAAGGGTGGGACAACTTCCTCGTCCTGCTCGACGAGACGATGGAGGTGCGCCGCCTTTTTGGAGGGACGACGATGCCCTTCACCGCATTGATTGCGCCTTCGGGGGAGATCCTTTACAGTCATGTCGGTTATGTCCCGGGTGACGAAAAGAAACTGGAAGCCGCAGTCGCCGCCTATTTCGGCAAGGAGCCTTCAGTAACGGAACCGGCAGGTGAATCGACGCCATCGGCGGCTGACGAGTGA
- a CDS encoding nodulation protein NfeD, translating into MNDANYGLFVKRPTLLLALILAVGASQVDAAEVHRIEVQGVINPVSAKFVIDAVDRAERERADALLIELDTPGGLLEATRQIVQRFLAAEVPVIVYVAPDGARAGSAGVFITLAAHIAAMAPGTNIGAAHPVSIGGGGLPGGGAPDTSNSRIMSDKATNDAAALIRSIAQTRGRNVEWAEKAVRESAAITAIDALTNGVIDLMAPSVDSLLKAIDGREVQLKSSTRTLVVDSVTIRTIEMTWRERFFNRISDPNIAYIFMMIGIYGILFEFYNPGAVLPGVLGGLGLLLAFFAFQALPVNAVGVLLIIFGIILLLLEIKVASYGVLTVGGAVSLFLGSLMLFDPAVPAIRVSIGVIIPAVLFTVLFFLFAIALGIRAQARKVSTGQEALVGATAKVISPFTPEGMVLVEGEYWKAVWEGPEDPAVIESGSEVKIRRLEGMTLVVGKN; encoded by the coding sequence GTGAATGATGCGAATTACGGGCTATTTGTGAAGCGTCCAACATTACTCCTGGCGCTCATTCTGGCCGTTGGCGCATCGCAAGTTGATGCCGCCGAGGTGCACCGGATCGAGGTGCAGGGCGTCATCAACCCGGTATCGGCGAAGTTCGTCATCGACGCCGTTGACCGTGCCGAACGCGAACGCGCGGATGCGCTCCTAATCGAACTCGACACCCCGGGCGGATTGCTCGAAGCGACCCGTCAGATCGTGCAGCGCTTTCTTGCCGCCGAGGTTCCGGTGATCGTCTATGTGGCGCCCGACGGCGCGCGAGCCGGTTCGGCGGGAGTCTTTATAACCCTCGCTGCGCACATAGCAGCGATGGCGCCGGGGACCAACATCGGTGCTGCGCATCCCGTCTCGATCGGGGGCGGAGGTCTGCCCGGCGGAGGTGCCCCCGACACCTCGAACAGCCGCATCATGAGCGACAAGGCGACCAACGACGCCGCAGCGCTTATCCGGTCTATCGCTCAGACCCGGGGCCGCAACGTCGAATGGGCCGAGAAGGCAGTCCGCGAGAGCGCCGCCATCACCGCCATCGATGCCCTCACCAACGGCGTTATAGACCTTATGGCACCGTCCGTAGATTCGCTTCTCAAGGCCATCGACGGCCGTGAAGTGCAACTGAAGTCGTCTACCAGGACGCTTGTTGTCGACTCGGTGACCATCCGCACCATTGAAATGACCTGGCGCGAGCGGTTCTTCAACCGCATCAGCGATCCCAACATTGCCTATATCTTTATGATGATAGGCATTTACGGCATTCTGTTCGAGTTCTACAACCCCGGAGCTGTGCTGCCGGGAGTTCTCGGTGGGCTGGGGCTACTTCTTGCCTTCTTTGCCTTCCAGGCGCTGCCGGTCAACGCCGTCGGCGTGCTCCTCATCATCTTCGGCATCATATTGCTTTTACTGGAGATCAAGGTGGCCAGTTACGGCGTTCTGACCGTCGGTGGGGCGGTCAGCCTCTTCCTCGGTTCGCTGATGCTCTTCGATCCTGCCGTCCCTGCGATTAGGGTCTCGATCGGGGTGATCATCCCCGCGGTGCTCTTCACGGTGCTCTTCTTCCTCTTTGCCATCGCGCTGGGGATACGCGCCCAGGCGCGCAAAGTCTCGACCGGTCAGGAAGCGCTCGTCGGGGCGACGGCGAAGGTGATTTCGCCCTTTACACCGGAGGGCATGGTGCTCGTCGAAGGAGAATACTGGAAGGCGGTCTGGGAAGGACCGGAAGATCCGGCGGTGATCGAATCGGGTTCCGAAGTGAAGATACGGCGCCTTGAGGGCATGACGCTGGTGGTGGGAAAGAACTAA
- a CDS encoding FliA/WhiG family RNA polymerase sigma factor — MSALASQLYRPPVEPDGDVTRLWETYIVQRDGLLRERLLVHYIPLVKQVAGRMKVGLPGSVAYDDVVSAGLMGLLNCIDAFEPGRGFKFETFALPRIRGAILDGLREIDYLPRSTRRKVKMLDAATEKLTADLGRPPDDREVAEELGLEGEDYTRFMESAGDFPVVSLDAPIAGEEGETGSLNDLIPDDEADPHARLEEKDAQNCALRLIDELPEVDRAVIALYYYEELTLREIGLVLGVSESRVSQIHSRILSTLRGRLRNLLEK; from the coding sequence GTGAGCGCGCTGGCGTCGCAACTCTATCGCCCCCCGGTCGAGCCGGACGGCGATGTAACCCGCCTCTGGGAGACCTATATCGTGCAGCGCGACGGGCTGCTGCGCGAGCGCTTGCTCGTCCATTACATCCCGCTGGTAAAACAGGTCGCCGGAAGGATGAAGGTCGGGCTGCCCGGTTCGGTTGCCTACGACGACGTCGTCAGCGCCGGCCTTATGGGCCTTTTGAATTGCATCGACGCCTTCGAACCGGGGCGTGGTTTTAAATTCGAGACCTTCGCCCTGCCGCGCATCCGGGGAGCGATCCTCGACGGTCTGCGCGAAATCGATTATTTGCCGCGTTCAACCCGCCGCAAGGTGAAAATGCTCGACGCGGCAACCGAGAAACTGACCGCCGACTTGGGAAGACCGCCCGATGACCGGGAGGTCGCCGAGGAACTCGGACTGGAAGGCGAAGACTATACCCGATTCATGGAGTCGGCAGGAGACTTTCCTGTCGTGTCGCTCGACGCACCGATCGCCGGCGAAGAAGGCGAAACCGGGTCCCTAAATGACCTCATCCCCGACGACGAAGCCGATCCCCACGCCCGCCTCGAGGAAAAGGACGCTCAAAATTGCGCACTTCGCCTCATTGATGAACTTCCGGAGGTTGACCGGGCAGTTATCGCCTTATATTACTATGAAGAACTGACCCTTCGGGAGATCGGCCTCGTCCTCGGCGTCAGCGAATCGCGCGTCTCGCAAATCCATTCCCGCATCCTTTCGACGTTGCGAGGAAGACTGCGCAATCTGCTGGAGAAATGA
- a CDS encoding DNA internalization-related competence protein ComEC/Rec2 has translation MILDTRETHPTRLLPPLIVLPAVKAAVFLALGIAAGYWIDIGFPTLACLAASFLILSWFASRLPRGASTATGFALIGLVAAGAASIKAVPMERNFRPVRLIAQVEVLDQPVQRSRGYSFPARIVDVSSSPKAEALSDRKVWLHLSGLKEAPKLGERLSVSGTLSSHPSRRNPGDFELASYRTRHGFIGLMNGRLRKTSSDSISIKAPDRLARLRYDLQNGIHRLSSDLGEPHKALWKSLLIGYRSHLDPALTRDLQDTGLSHLLALSGLHVGFMTAIFYLTGGLLRLPPARRGALALLFLWIYLWLIPDRGSTLRAGLMASFLVGGIILKRWTPTLNALGAAGMFLLILRPGELFDTGTQLSFAATAGILLIHNRWLGLSTMSQRPRGFALWVWSALGISLAASLFTSPLLSHHFGAVPVGAPLYNLVAVPLLGFAFTGMWAAIFGSLIYLPLGRLLAEGANGVLALWQLLCELFASGAPVWTMHLTPLAVAVMMIMILWPIIAKERAMQRWIITLLMITSIVVADQFFAGSSNFRVWFFDVGHGDAQLWQTPAGRRILVDCGPESPSRSPGPVASYLRSRAIERLDLLVFSHLDADHIGGARAVIKQVSVATILMPEAVSSSKTWRRIERLGRRRGIGWQYAERGIDIAGLDDNCELKVVAPPQNIAGWDDNDGSLGLHLSIDTGEYGRLRLITLGDIEARGERALLQSGLDIEAGLLKVSHHGSATSTSDEFLAAVAPRLAVIQQAGRDEGGKYSVSRKVLARLRARGVEVRQTAETGALLFEAAGGEWREVDWRKPTLWGWLTGRGTG, from the coding sequence TTGATACTTGATACTCGGGAAACCCATCCCACCCGCCTGCTTCCACCGCTGATCGTCCTGCCTGCCGTTAAAGCCGCAGTCTTCCTCGCCTTGGGGATCGCCGCAGGCTACTGGATCGACATTGGATTCCCTACCCTCGCCTGCCTTGCTGCATCGTTCCTCATCCTCTCCTGGTTCGCTTCTCGCCTGCCAAGAGGCGCTTCCACCGCAACCGGCTTTGCGCTAATCGGTCTCGTCGCAGCGGGCGCTGCCTCGATCAAAGCCGTTCCGATGGAGCGCAACTTTCGCCCGGTTCGGCTAATTGCACAAGTTGAAGTACTCGATCAGCCGGTTCAGCGTTCAAGAGGCTATTCGTTCCCGGCGCGGATCGTTGACGTTTCATCATCACCGAAAGCGGAAGCGCTATCAGATCGCAAGGTCTGGCTCCACCTGTCCGGCCTGAAAGAGGCTCCGAAGTTAGGCGAGCGTCTCTCAGTAAGCGGAACATTATCATCCCACCCTTCGCGGCGCAATCCAGGCGACTTTGAACTGGCGTCATATCGAACCCGGCATGGCTTTATCGGGCTGATGAATGGGCGTCTTAGGAAGACGTCTTCAGACTCGATTTCCATTAAGGCACCAGATCGCTTGGCTCGCCTGCGCTATGACCTACAGAACGGCATCCATAGACTCTCAAGCGACCTTGGTGAGCCGCATAAAGCGCTCTGGAAGAGCCTCCTGATTGGCTACCGAAGCCATTTGGATCCAGCGTTGACGCGCGACCTGCAGGATACCGGTTTGTCGCATCTTCTCGCTTTGTCGGGCCTCCATGTTGGGTTCATGACGGCGATCTTTTACTTGACCGGAGGGCTGCTGCGGTTGCCACCGGCACGGCGGGGCGCTTTGGCATTGCTCTTCCTATGGATTTATCTCTGGCTTATTCCCGATCGCGGTTCGACGCTGCGCGCCGGACTGATGGCATCCTTTCTTGTCGGTGGGATCATCTTGAAACGATGGACACCTACCTTGAACGCGTTAGGCGCAGCCGGCATGTTCCTCCTGATCCTGCGTCCGGGTGAACTCTTCGACACCGGAACGCAACTCTCGTTTGCTGCAACCGCCGGCATTCTGCTGATTCATAATCGCTGGCTGGGTCTTTCCACGATGTCGCAACGTCCGCGTGGATTCGCTTTATGGGTCTGGTCGGCATTGGGGATATCGCTGGCGGCGAGTCTATTCACGTCACCTCTACTTTCGCATCATTTCGGTGCGGTGCCGGTCGGCGCACCGCTCTATAACCTCGTCGCAGTGCCGCTGCTTGGCTTCGCCTTTACGGGTATGTGGGCGGCGATCTTCGGAAGCCTGATCTACCTGCCACTCGGACGGCTTTTGGCTGAAGGCGCCAATGGAGTGCTGGCACTGTGGCAGTTGCTCTGCGAACTCTTCGCCTCGGGCGCTCCAGTCTGGACTATGCACCTGACGCCGCTGGCAGTTGCTGTAATGATGATTATGATCTTGTGGCCAATTATCGCTAAAGAGCGTGCAATGCAGCGCTGGATAATAACGCTGCTTATGATAACTTCGATTGTCGTTGCGGATCAGTTCTTTGCCGGGTCGTCCAACTTCCGGGTATGGTTCTTCGATGTCGGTCACGGCGACGCTCAACTCTGGCAGACACCGGCAGGGCGTCGAATTCTGGTCGATTGCGGGCCGGAATCGCCGAGCCGGTCGCCGGGACCGGTCGCCTCCTATCTGCGAAGTCGTGCCATCGAGCGCCTCGATCTCCTGGTCTTCAGTCACCTTGACGCCGATCATATCGGCGGAGCGCGAGCAGTGATAAAGCAAGTATCGGTCGCGACGATTCTGATGCCGGAGGCGGTGTCTTCTTCGAAGACCTGGCGGAGGATAGAGAGGTTGGGACGGCGCCGCGGCATAGGCTGGCAGTATGCAGAGCGCGGGATAGATATAGCCGGTCTTGACGACAACTGCGAACTAAAGGTCGTCGCTCCGCCACAGAATATTGCCGGGTGGGACGACAACGACGGATCGCTGGGCCTCCATTTGAGCATCGATACGGGAGAATATGGCAGGCTTCGCCTCATAACCCTTGGCGACATTGAGGCTCGCGGCGAGCGCGCCCTGCTTCAAAGCGGTCTCGATATTGAGGCTGGACTCTTGAAGGTGTCTCATCACGGCTCAGCAACCTCGACATCAGACGAGTTTCTTGCGGCGGTCGCGCCAAGGTTGGCAGTGATCCAACAAGCCGGACGGGACGAAGGCGGGAAGTATTCCGTTAGTCGGAAAGTGCTTGCGCGTCTTAGAGCGAGAGGGGTGGAGGTGCGTCAGACTGCCGAAACCGGTGCATTACTCTTCGAAGCGGCGGGGGGAGAATGGCGGGAAGTTGACTGGAGAAAGCCGACCCTTTGGGGCTGGCTTACGGGACGGGGAACCGGGTGA
- a CDS encoding HDOD domain-containing protein, whose product MDDKARLERMRQITQRVNNIPTLPAVMMKVIHMVDDPKTTAAALSEFIGRDQALTAKILKLANSAFYGFPQKIGTINLAIVVLGFESVKDLGLSASVVEAFDEKEYGDVFDLHRFWVHSVAVAAGCKILTRHVRVSIAGEIFVAGLLHDLGKLILCRFLTDDYRKVVAEASGRKEEIYQIELEQLGFSHADVGGWLAEQWNLPQHQTSAIYYHPYPWLSYREPNLAMVVNLANLLAYKSGYEPFEYAAPPQLHPKVISYLKLKKTEAGEVDWEHYQTSLNEEMERAKGFLSLLRQGGA is encoded by the coding sequence GTGGACGATAAGGCGCGTCTCGAACGGATGCGCCAGATCACCCAGCGCGTCAACAACATACCAACTCTTCCGGCGGTGATGATGAAGGTCATCCATATGGTCGATGACCCGAAGACAACCGCCGCTGCACTTTCCGAGTTCATCGGCCGCGATCAAGCACTTACCGCCAAGATCCTGAAACTTGCCAACTCCGCTTTCTACGGCTTCCCGCAAAAGATCGGCACCATCAACCTGGCCATCGTCGTCCTCGGATTCGAATCGGTTAAAGACCTCGGCCTCTCGGCTTCGGTAGTCGAAGCCTTCGACGAAAAGGAATATGGCGACGTCTTCGATCTGCACCGTTTTTGGGTTCACTCGGTCGCAGTAGCTGCGGGCTGCAAGATCCTGACACGCCATGTCCGGGTCAGCATTGCCGGAGAAATCTTCGTCGCCGGACTGCTTCACGACCTGGGTAAACTGATCCTTTGCCGCTTCCTGACCGACGACTATCGCAAGGTGGTTGCTGAGGCGTCCGGGCGCAAGGAAGAGATCTACCAGATCGAACTTGAGCAACTCGGCTTCAGCCACGCCGACGTCGGCGGCTGGCTCGCAGAGCAATGGAACCTGCCGCAACATCAGACGAGCGCAATCTACTACCATCCCTACCCTTGGCTCTCCTACCGCGAGCCAAACCTTGCGATGGTGGTCAATCTCGCCAATCTCCTTGCCTACAAGTCCGGCTATGAGCCGTTCGAGTATGCCGCCCCCCCGCAACTCCATCCCAAGGTGATTTCCTACCTGAAATTGAAGAAGACCGAGGCCGGCGAGGTTGACTGGGAGCATTATCAGACCAGTCTGAACGAGGAGATGGAGCGCGCCAAGGGCTTTCTCTCACTGCTGCGTCAAGGTGGTGCGTGA
- a CDS encoding ABC transporter ATP-binding protein: MGSSEVYALRDIDLSIERGEFVAIMGPSGSGKTTLMNIIGLLDHPDEGRFELAGRDVSDADDDERSDLRNRTIGFIFQNFNLLPRATALRNVRMPFTYRRGAFGDPDQAAHDALARVGLEGRSHHYPNQLSGGERQRVAIARALTGEPALLLADEPTGNLDRATGEEVMSILRELSRSGRTVAMVTHDPYLASTADRIVSMLDGRIVSA, encoded by the coding sequence ATGGGCAGTTCGGAAGTCTATGCCTTGCGCGACATCGACCTCTCCATCGAGCGGGGGGAGTTTGTTGCGATTATGGGTCCTTCCGGTTCAGGCAAGACGACGCTAATGAATATCATCGGGCTGCTCGATCATCCGGACGAGGGCCGATTTGAACTGGCAGGTCGGGACGTGAGCGATGCCGACGACGACGAACGGTCGGACCTTCGCAATCGGACCATTGGATTCATTTTTCAAAACTTCAACCTGCTTCCGCGGGCTACCGCACTGCGCAATGTGCGGATGCCCTTCACCTACCGGCGCGGGGCGTTCGGCGATCCCGATCAGGCGGCGCATGACGCGCTGGCCCGGGTCGGCCTCGAAGGCCGCTCGCACCATTATCCCAACCAACTTTCCGGCGGCGAACGGCAGCGCGTAGCCATCGCGCGGGCGCTTACCGGTGAGCCGGCTTTGCTGCTCGCCGACGAACCGACCGGCAACCTCGACCGCGCAACCGGTGAAGAGGTGATGAGCATCCTGCGTGAACTGTCCCGCTCGGGCCGGACGGTCGCAATGGTTACTCACGACCCCTATCTCGCTTCGACAGCCGACCGGATCGTCTCGATGCTCGACGGTCGGATCGTCTCCGCCTGA
- a CDS encoding TolC family protein, translating into MIRRPATLRFFLISLILTGILASRPAIPSPPRQMTLEECLMAAQSGNPDLAKSALEDRLSGPGVRAALGRFLPTLTVGYTADQSRFYSPTYLNPDGSVATFPRIDSLYSTYVDSAGYVRMSPEPYIRVVPVPEGSRRSSGIFIRAEEILFDGGRNFNSYRNSLYANDLREAQQHRLLHRVRLQTTRDYCTAVNASQRLILARRTVEMRTLLLDLASTRLSIGSVTRRDVLQAEVDLGRARSDSLQAGYVWRRALDDLRLTLGLPLDQEIQLAGLPSPTPFSRPLEDLVSSALAGRDDRRAAELQMKIEGNDLRSAKGDYLPLVALNLTHNRSEQSGLDVGWRLTPRNRFTSVGLTASWQIFDRFTRGLRLEEARVRLHQTRLDMSEHERRIHLEVTAAFERLQALYEQFRAAEGNVRLARETLAFEQERYRLGAATLIDVNLAQVSYERAEGELIETTGNYHIALGELEFAVGEALRSAP; encoded by the coding sequence ATGATTAGGCGACCAGCGACCCTGCGCTTCTTTCTAATCTCCCTGATATTGACGGGGATATTGGCATCACGTCCAGCTATTCCATCCCCGCCACGACAGATGACCCTCGAAGAGTGCCTTATGGCTGCCCAGTCTGGCAATCCCGATCTGGCCAAATCGGCTCTCGAGGATCGCCTCTCCGGGCCGGGAGTCCGGGCTGCGCTGGGGCGCTTTCTGCCGACCCTAACGGTCGGTTACACCGCCGACCAGTCACGCTTCTACAGCCCCACCTATCTCAATCCCGACGGCTCGGTTGCTACCTTTCCCCGTATCGACTCGCTCTACAGCACCTATGTCGATAGCGCCGGTTATGTCCGGATGTCGCCTGAGCCTTATATTCGCGTAGTGCCGGTTCCTGAAGGAAGTCGTCGCAGTTCGGGCATCTTCATCCGCGCCGAGGAGATCCTCTTCGACGGCGGACGGAACTTCAACTCCTATCGGAATAGCCTTTATGCCAACGATTTGCGGGAGGCTCAGCAGCATCGGCTGTTGCACCGGGTGCGTCTTCAGACTACGCGCGACTACTGCACTGCGGTAAATGCATCGCAGCGGCTAATTCTGGCCAGACGGACGGTGGAAATGCGGACTCTCCTCCTCGACTTGGCAAGCACCCGGCTTAGCATCGGATCGGTTACGAGGCGGGATGTGCTGCAAGCCGAGGTCGATCTCGGTCGGGCGCGCAGCGACAGTCTCCAAGCCGGTTACGTCTGGCGGCGGGCGCTCGATGACCTGCGATTGACGCTTGGACTGCCTCTCGATCAAGAGATTCAACTTGCCGGACTGCCCTCGCCGACACCCTTCAGCAGGCCGCTTGAAGACCTGGTCTCGAGTGCCCTTGCCGGCCGCGACGACCGCCGGGCGGCTGAGTTACAAATGAAGATAGAAGGCAACGATCTCCGCTCAGCAAAGGGCGATTATCTGCCCCTGGTCGCACTCAACCTGACTCATAACCGCAGCGAGCAGTCGGGCCTCGACGTCGGGTGGCGGCTCACCCCGCGCAACCGGTTCACCTCGGTTGGACTTACTGCTTCATGGCAGATATTCGACCGCTTCACCCGCGGCCTACGGCTGGAGGAGGCGCGCGTCAGACTGCACCAGACCCGCCTCGACATGAGCGAACATGAACGGCGCATTCACCTTGAGGTAACCGCCGCCTTCGAACGCCTTCAAGCGCTCTACGAGCAGTTTCGAGCGGCCGAAGGCAATGTCCGTCTGGCGCGCGAGACGCTCGCTTTCGAGCAGGAACGTTACCGACTCGGGGCTGCGACACTGATCGATGTCAATCTGGCGCAGGTCAGTTACGAGCGCGCAGAAGGGGAGTTGATAGAAACGACCGGCAACTACCACATTGCCCTGGGCGAACTGGAGTTTGCCGTTGGCGAAGCGCTCCGGAGCGCTCCGTGA
- a CDS encoding class II aldolase/adducin family protein — MTPISESSARREVIAVGKRMYEKNFVVATDGNLSVRLGRGRFLVTRSGICKGDLTDRDLVICDEFGNTIRGGRVSSEVLLHLAAYRLRPDVLAAIHAHPPYAVAFTLAGESLADALLPEVVMSLGSIPTTLFAAPASPEGADVIKEAIGKHDAVILDRHGSLTVGTTLWEAYHKLERLEFAARVTHSARLLGPVRPLSPQEMAQVQSSLERYRSGAAKPAKPRFTISGRYTPALKPRSPLESIVDADIERLAPLVRRIIEEGRM, encoded by the coding sequence ATGACGCCGATTTCCGAATCTTCCGCCCGACGCGAAGTGATCGCGGTCGGCAAACGGATGTATGAGAAGAATTTCGTCGTCGCGACCGACGGCAACCTTTCGGTGCGGCTGGGGCGGGGACGCTTTCTGGTGACCCGCTCCGGCATCTGCAAAGGCGATTTGACCGATCGCGACCTCGTCATATGCGACGAGTTTGGCAACACCATCCGGGGGGGGCGGGTCTCCAGTGAAGTGCTCCTGCATCTGGCTGCCTATCGCCTGAGGCCCGACGTCCTGGCGGCGATTCACGCCCACCCGCCCTATGCAGTCGCTTTCACCCTTGCCGGAGAGTCGCTCGCCGACGCGCTCCTGCCCGAAGTGGTGATGTCGCTCGGCTCAATCCCGACGACGTTATTTGCCGCCCCCGCTTCACCGGAAGGAGCGGACGTGATCAAAGAAGCGATCGGCAAGCATGATGCCGTCATCCTCGACCGGCACGGTTCGCTTACGGTCGGCACGACGCTTTGGGAAGCCTATCACAAGTTGGAACGGCTTGAGTTCGCCGCCCGGGTGACCCACTCGGCGCGTTTGCTCGGGCCGGTGCGACCGCTGTCGCCTCAAGAAATGGCGCAGGTGCAGTCCTCGCTCGAACGTTACCGGTCAGGAGCCGCGAAGCCGGCCAAGCCACGCTTCACGATATCCGGCCGCTATACACCCGCTCTTAAGCCGCGTTCGCCGCTTGAGAGCATCGTTGACGCCGACATCGAACGGTTGGCGCCTTTAGTGCGAAGAATCATCGAGGAGGGGCGCATGTAA
- a CDS encoding BMC domain-containing protein, whose translation MKGGSSALGIIETRSYAAAIEAADAMVKAARVDISGLVPTGGGFITVVVRGDVASVKAAVEAAGQSAEKVGPLVAAHVIPRPHEDVEAALSRGQLSLTRSAEE comes from the coding sequence ATGAAAGGGGGAAGTTCCGCCCTCGGGATAATCGAGACCCGCTCCTACGCCGCAGCCATCGAAGCCGCGGACGCGATGGTCAAAGCCGCGCGGGTTGATATCAGCGGACTCGTGCCGACCGGCGGCGGGTTCATCACCGTCGTCGTGCGTGGCGACGTCGCATCGGTCAAGGCGGCCGTCGAAGCGGCCGGCCAGTCTGCCGAAAAGGTGGGGCCGTTGGTTGCGGCTCACGTCATACCCCGGCCACATGAGGACGTCGAAGCGGCTCTCAGCCGGGGGCAGTTGTCGCTCACCCGGAGCGCCGAAGAGTGA